AGGTGGCGTCGAGGGAGTGCCTCATTGCTCAGTCCTTGGGGGTCGGTGGGATCGACGGATGGCTCAGTAGCGGCGGTCGCCGCGGAGGGGGTGCAGCAGCGTCGCGCCGACCGCGCCGACCGGTGGGAACGACGCCGGGTCGGTCACCCCGATGGCCGCCGGCCGGCGGCCCGGCCGCCAGGTGAAACTGCCGAAGAGCTGGTCCCAGACGGACAGGTCGGAGCCGAAGTTGCCGGCCTCCGCGAGGTCCGTGCTGTGGTGCAGCCGGTGCTGTTCCGGGCTGGCCAGGACGTGGTTCAGCCAGCCGATCCGCACGTCGATGTTGGCGTGGGTGAAGTAGCCCTGCACGACCACGAACAGGCCGACCAGGAAGACGGACGGCTCGGAGAACCCGGCGAACGCGAGCGTCAGCTGCACCGCGCCCTGGGCCAGCACGATGTCGAAGATGTGCGAGACACCGTTGTTGCCGACGTTGACCTTGTCGGGCAGGTGGTGGACGCCGTGCAGCTTCCACAGCCAGCTGTTGGTGTGGCCGAGGCGGTGCATCACGTAGCTGCCCAGGGAGCCGGCGAGCAGGGCGAGCGGGATCTCGGCGGCCGGTGGCAGCGCCGGCTCGGCGGTCGCCAGCGCCGCCACCAGCCACGACACCGCGAGCTGCGCGATGCCGCCGCCGAGCAGCGTGAGCAGGAAGTAGGTCCCGTACCAGCGCCACTCCCGCCGGCTCGGATGCCAGGCCGGGTCGTACGGGATCAGGCGTTCGAGGATCGCGAAGTAGGCCAGCGTGCCGAGCAGGAACGCGAAGTTCGCGACGCCGAGGTCCCAGCCGAGCCGCGGGCCGGCCAGGCCGACGACGGCCATGGCGACCAGGAGCGCCGGGTAGGACAGCACCCGCAGGCCCGCGCGGACCACGGCGGCGGGCGTCGACGTCGACGTCGACGGTACGGGAGTGTGTTGGGCTGAGATGTCCATATCGCCTCCATTGCGAAATGAATGCCGGATGGCGCCATGAACCGTCCGCCGATCGGAGCGGAAGGCACTCAGGAACGGGTTGTGGTGACACCGCGGATAAGTCGTCGTCCCGATTGTTCTCGTAGTCCGCTTTCTTATCGACGAGAGCGAGGGGCGCCGCCGATGCCATTTCGGGTGAGCCTGCCCGTGTGCAGGCGACGCTACTTAACGGAGTGGCGCGAACACGTTGCACAGTCAACCGGAGGTGCCATGGAGATCGGAATATCCCGCGACGGGGAATCTAGGTCAGGAAGCTGACAGGTGATTCGCCGATTGATTCACATCATGTTGTTGCGCTTTTCTTCCGGGTCGGGTATCGGCCACGTGGATGTGCGAATGCGGATTTCGAACCGCGAGGAAATCCCACGCGGGCGTGGCCCGGATTGCAATGCGGTTTCCGGGGTCTTGCCGCCGGGTTGCGGTCGCGCGGAATGGCGAGAACTTGAATTGGTGGCCAATTTGAGTGAATGAATAATTCGGTGTGACAATTTGAGAGGTGATCGGTGTGCGCGGCACTGCCGGCGGGCCCGCGTGCGACCTTCCGCCCGGAGCGCCGGCCGGCGACGCGGCCGGCCCCGGCACGTGGCCACCCACCTGCGCCGCTCCGACCGCCGTCCCGACCCGGCGGGCGGGGCGTCCCGGCATGCCGCGCCCACCGGGACGTCCCGCTGGGCGCGCCGGCGGCACCGCGGGGCTTCGCGACGTGCCGGCCCCGCCGTCCGGTGCCCGGCTCCGCCGCGACGGGCGCGGCACGCCGATCCCCGCCACCGCCCGGCGACCCCACGAGAGCCACGCCTACGCGGGATGATCGTCGGCCGCTACTTCTACGGCACCGCCGACATCGTCAGGTCCGGGTCCGGCTCGTCCGGCGGTGCTCGGCGCGGCGTTGATCCAGGGCCGGACGGCGCACAGCCCGCGCGATGCGATGCGCCGGACACGGCCACGTCGGAGTGTTTCTCCAGGTCAGGGTCGCACTGATCGAGACAGCGTCGCGCCCGGCCGGCCGGATGCGGCCTGTGCCGCGGCTATGTCGACAGCCGCTCACGAAGCCGGAGCATGATCCGGGACAGCAGGCGGGACACCTGCATCTGTGAGAGGCCGACGTCCGCGGCGATCCGGTGCTGCGGCAGTTCGGCCACGAAACGCAGGATGACGATCCGCCGTTCGCGCGCGGTCAGCTCGGCCAGGCAGGTGCGCAGCGCATCCCGGGTGGCGATGCCCTCGATGTCCGGATCCGCGGCGCCGAGCATCTCCCGCAGCGGCACCCGCCGGTCGTCCATGAGCTGGTCCAAGGAGCCGACCCACTGCACGCTGGCCTCGCGGCAGGCGGTGCGGGCGCGCTCGACGTCGACACCGAGCGCGGCCGCCAGTTCACCGAGATCGAGCGTGCGCTGTTCCCGCTGCGCCAGCCGTTCACCGGCGGACGTCAGCCGCGCCCACAGCTCCTGCGATCCGCGCGGGATGCGAATGCGGCACACGCTGTCCCGGAAGTGCCGCTTGAGCGCACCGGTGATGGCCGGCGTCGCATAGCCGGCGAACGGCACACCCAGCCCGGGGTCGAAACGGTCCACCGACAGGATCAGGGCTACGGCGGCGACCTGGCGAAGATCGTCGAGCGGCTCGCCGCGTCCTGCATAGCGGGCGGCGAGTCGGTTCGCCAACGGCAGCCAGTCCTCGATCACCCGTGCCCGCAGCAGGACGTGGAGGCTGTCGCCGGCTGGTAGCGCGGCAAGCCGGCGTAACCTGTCCGCGCGGGACTCCGCGGCACCGGGCGAGACCGGGGTACGTGTCGGACCAGCCATGATGCACCTCCGGGCGAGGCGGCGAGCTGTCGCCCTCTGGTTACGGTGATTGCCGCCGGCGCGCCAGGGCCGATCGGCCCTGGCCCGCGCGTGCACCGAGGGAGGCGCCGTCCGCGCACGCCTCAGGGTCTGGAGATCAGGACGGGGCAGTCCGCATGGTGGATCAGCTGCAGCGCCACCGTGCCGAG
This genomic window from Catenuloplanes niger contains:
- a CDS encoding sterol desaturase family protein encodes the protein MDISAQHTPVPSTSTSTPAAVVRAGLRVLSYPALLVAMAVVGLAGPRLGWDLGVANFAFLLGTLAYFAILERLIPYDPAWHPSRREWRWYGTYFLLTLLGGGIAQLAVSWLVAALATAEPALPPAAEIPLALLAGSLGSYVMHRLGHTNSWLWKLHGVHHLPDKVNVGNNGVSHIFDIVLAQGAVQLTLAFAGFSEPSVFLVGLFVVVQGYFTHANIDVRIGWLNHVLASPEQHRLHHSTDLAEAGNFGSDLSVWDQLFGSFTWRPGRRPAAIGVTDPASFPPVGAVGATLLHPLRGDRRY
- a CDS encoding sigma-70 family RNA polymerase sigma factor: MAGPTRTPVSPGAAESRADRLRRLAALPAGDSLHVLLRARVIEDWLPLANRLAARYAGRGEPLDDLRQVAAVALILSVDRFDPGLGVPFAGYATPAITGALKRHFRDSVCRIRIPRGSQELWARLTSAGERLAQREQRTLDLGELAAALGVDVERARTACREASVQWVGSLDQLMDDRRVPLREMLGAADPDIEGIATRDALRTCLAELTARERRIVILRFVAELPQHRIAADVGLSQMQVSRLLSRIMLRLRERLST